From the Hevea brasiliensis isolate MT/VB/25A 57/8 chromosome 13, ASM3005281v1, whole genome shotgun sequence genome, the window ATTCCCTTGGGGACTTGGGTTCATACCCCGGTAAACAATCACATTCAAATCTTCGACTAGAAAAGTGAGGATCACATATTCCATAGGTACCACAACGCCCATATGGATCACACGGAGATTTTGGTACCGACCAGAATTCATTCCATTTGCCATCTTTTTCATGCCAAATTAGATTCTTAACTAGTCCTGAATAGTCCAACATTGCCCTTGCGATAACAGAAGCATCAGAAATAGAGTAGGTCATATATGTCTCATTTTGATTATTGACAGAACTAAAATTGAATGTATCTGCATAACTTTTCAAGGGCCAAGGAACGCCTCGCCAAATATATTTTATACCCCAGTAGATAAAGACCTGTGGTGATCCTTTTGGGTTCATCTGAAGTGAGAAGTTTCCAGTTCCGGGGTCATCTGCTGATCTCCAAGATATCAGGAACCGGCTCATGCCTGTCCTTCGGTCCAACCAAAATTTCATTCCTGGCAGCACAGTATCCGTAGGATGATCAAAGCTTTCCCACACAGTACTTTTACTTCCATCGTGGACCAAAATCAAATTTCCTGTATCCAAGAGCTGAGCTACACAAGTATCTGTAACCTCTGCTGAGACATTTGTAGACCATATAGGAACTTTCTGGTTATGGTAGCCATGGAGAACGAGATTTCCATATTGGTCAATTGATAGAACTCCCAAGGAACCATTGATTGGATCATCCCTATTTGCTACCCACAC encodes:
- the LOC131172009 gene encoding G-type lectin S-receptor-like serine/threonine-protein kinase RKS1 — encoded protein: MDFPKLFLHSSLLVLHFAFSSSKDTITINQTIHDGDFLISRENNFALGFFSPGSFRFRYLGIWYHKVREQTVVWVANRDDPINGSLGVLSIDQYGNLVLHGYHNQKVPIWSTNVSAEVTDTCVAQLLDTGNLILVHDGSKSTVWESFDHPTDTVLPGMKFWLDRRTGMSRFLISWRSADDPGTGNFSLQMNPKGSPQVFIYWGIKYIWRGVPWPLKSYADTFNFSSVNNQNETYMTYSISDASVIARAMLDYSGLVKNLIWHEKDGKWNEFWSVPKSPCDPYGRCGTYGICDPHFSSRRFECDCLPGYEPKSPREWNILKDASGGCVRKRLESTSLCGHGDGFVKVANVKVPDTSAAVWVSTNMSPGDCEKNCMRNCSCSAYASLDIAGKETGCLTWYGKLMDTLHNGVEEYDIYVRVDAVELGNVFLPSTNFEQNQCV